A stretch of the Thermococcus sp. genome encodes the following:
- a CDS encoding aldo/keto reductase — MQKVLDLKRIGDGKVTSIDMGTWGIGGYETPDYSRDKESVDVLRYGLGLGINLIDTAEFYGAGHSEELVGKAIEGFDREEIFIISKVWPSHFGHGEAKKAARASAKRLGTYIDLYLLHWPGDSWEKIEKTLHTLEELIDEGLIRYIDVSNFDLKLLKRSQGAMRKYEIVVNEVKYSLKDRWPETTGLLDYMKREKMILIAYTPLEKGTLARNKCLEQIGKDYNRTAAQVALNYLICEKNVVAIPKAGRKEHVEENAGAMGWRLSAEDREKARGCV, encoded by the coding sequence ATGCAGAAGGTTTTAGATTTGAAGAGGATAGGTGATGGGAAAGTTACTTCCATCGACATGGGCACGTGGGGAATCGGTGGTTATGAGACTCCAGACTATTCAAGGGACAAGGAGAGTGTGGATGTTCTCCGCTACGGCCTTGGTCTTGGGATCAACCTCATCGACACGGCTGAGTTTTACGGCGCAGGCCACAGTGAGGAACTCGTTGGAAAAGCGATAGAGGGCTTTGACCGTGAGGAAATATTCATAATCAGCAAGGTATGGCCAAGCCACTTCGGCCACGGTGAGGCCAAAAAGGCCGCAAGGGCGAGTGCAAAGAGACTTGGCACTTACATAGACCTCTACCTCCTTCACTGGCCTGGGGACAGTTGGGAGAAGATTGAAAAGACCCTCCACACCCTTGAGGAACTCATTGATGAAGGACTCATTAGGTACATCGACGTGAGCAACTTCGACCTCAAGCTTCTCAAGCGCTCTCAGGGGGCGATGAGGAAGTATGAGATTGTGGTGAACGAGGTCAAGTACTCTCTCAAAGATAGATGGCCTGAAACAACAGGTCTTCTCGACTATATGAAGCGGGAGAAAATGATTCTTATAGCCTATACCCCGCTGGAGAAGGGAACCCTCGCCAGAAACAAGTGCTTGGAGCAGATAGGGAAGGATTACAACAGGACGGCAGCTCAGGTCGCGCTCAACTATCTCATCTGCGAGAAGAACGTCGTGGCGATTCCAAAGGCAGGCAGAAAAGAGCACGTTGAGGAAAATGCAGGAGCGATGGGCTGGAGGCTTTCGGCTGAGGATAGGGAAAAAGCGAGGGGGTGCGTCTGA
- a CDS encoding adenosylcobinamide amidohydrolase yields MRHFIMGFERKMVALGNAPHRGGLTRANGFFFMGVPKDYSGNYKADCLAFERRHGLKNFVGFMTAADIGKVLSTAKNGSVTAYITAGITNPAIAGEEPPPWKSGTINIALVVEEGLTVGAMANAIMTATEAKTYTLLRLGYNVTGTTSDGIEVFAFEGEKEWTGTATELGLNVGKAVRRALEESLRRWEKTRAMELC; encoded by the coding sequence ATGCGGCATTTCATAATGGGGTTTGAACGCAAAATGGTTGCACTGGGCAACGCGCCCCACAGGGGTGGCTTGACTCGAGCCAACGGCTTCTTCTTTATGGGGGTTCCTAAGGACTACTCGGGGAACTACAAGGCAGACTGTTTAGCCTTTGAACGGAGGCACGGCTTGAAAAACTTCGTTGGCTTCATGACGGCCGCTGATATTGGAAAGGTTCTCTCCACTGCCAAAAACGGGAGTGTTACTGCCTACATCACCGCTGGAATAACAAACCCAGCTATAGCCGGTGAAGAGCCACCTCCCTGGAAGTCGGGGACTATAAACATAGCCCTCGTAGTCGAGGAAGGCTTAACGGTCGGCGCAATGGCCAACGCTATAATGACGGCAACCGAGGCAAAGACTTACACCCTGTTAAGGCTCGGCTACAACGTGACTGGAACAACGAGCGATGGGATAGAAGTTTTTGCCTTTGAAGGGGAGAAGGAGTGGACGGGGACGGCGACGGAACTAGGCCTAAACGTTGGTAAGGCCGTGAGGCGAGCCTTGGAGGAAAGCTTGAGAAGGTGGGAGAAGACAAGAGCTATGGAACTGTGTTAG